In Vanessa tameamea isolate UH-Manoa-2023 chromosome 19, ilVanTame1 primary haplotype, whole genome shotgun sequence, one genomic interval encodes:
- the LOC113396127 gene encoding kelch-like protein 10, producing the protein MEEIYLQIRDKVFKVKKDVLCEHSDYFRAMFSGNYVENEQKQICIDMLDPNTMHIILQYMQIGLIDLSVYPLSTIKDITIAANFLQITELIKQIEYTLDIGTCASNWMETMDIAEISCFPKLEKFCVAFGLFSFKSMKPEYVLNIHKLAWYLSHPYLDSQSELEVFNFGLEWIFHTETGADALLVIIGCLDMKKVTTQDLEEIKKCMKGFENSLAAKVIDLLYDLSVNKLDLSETILNKQKSELCEKFTQRVWTETLDIIKESKTRCLQYTPVIPLWLLKDGKPELLPHSMYTYYQGRGFEQWLEVADKNLWGWSVVAWGLTKLVIVCGEHGRGTGMFMRDVKVYDTLRKEWTRHGVNLPQRRHAGLAVIGDSLYIAGGVGGFRVVLDTAIVYDLKQRSFRKISQMPDALQNPALCSHNNKVYAAGQKSIYCHEDSGTSDFWRKVVDTEMRMSCIRSCKEYIYCIQGYFSNLYRFVPGVEKNLQLITYFSSLPATICNLGEILYIFTWTICGQCDVLTVEEFKAKHTVEKPKVLFTQSDNCMRVNDVAGSCSLVMSAPPLYKELSKYHKRYLARYPDPV; encoded by the exons atggaagaaatttatttacaaattcgtGATAAAgtattcaaagtaaaaaaagatGTTTTGTGTGAACATAGCGACTATTTTCGCGCAATGTTTAGCGGAAATTATGTagaaaatgaacaaaaacaaatatgtatcgat ATGTTAGATCCCAACACAATGCATATCATTCTGCAGTACATGCAAATTGGTTTAATAGATCTTTCTGTATATCCTTTGTCGACAATTAAAGACATCACAATTGCAGcaaactttttacaaataacagAGTTAATAAAGCAGATTGAATACACTTTAGATATCGGAACATGTGCATCAAATTGGATGGAGACAATGGATATCGCTGAAATATCCTGTTTTCCAAAATTGGAAAAATTTTGTGTGGCTTTcggattattttcttttaagtcCATGAAGCCAGAGTATGTTCTTAATATACACAAACTTGCTTGGTATTTGTCCCATCCTTATTTAGACTCACAGAGTGAATTAGAAGTTTTTAACTTTGGCTTGGAATGGATATTCCACACTGAAACTGGAGCTGATGCGCTTCTCGTTATTATTGGTTGTTTAGACATGAAAAAAGTTACAACTCAAGACttggaagaaataaaaaaatgtatgaaaggTTTTGAAAACAGTTTAGCGGCTAAAGTCATTGATCTACTTTATGATTTGTCCGTTAATAAACTTGATTTATcagaaacaattttaaacaaacagaAAAGTGAATTATGTGAAAAGTTCACACAGAGAGTTTGGACTGAAACTTTAGATATTATAAAGGAGAGTAAGACACGATGTTTGCAGTACACACCAGTTATACCCTTATGGCTTCTTAAAGATGGAAAACCAGAATTACTACCACATTCTATGTACACTTATTATCAAGGTAGAGGTTTTGAACAATGGTTAGAAGTTGCTGACAAAAATTTATGGGGCTGGAGTGTTGTAGCTTGGGGCTTGACAAAACTTGTAATAGTATGTGGTGAGCATGGCCGTGGCACGGGTATGTTTATGAGAGATGTTAAGGTTTATGACACACTCAGGAAAGAGTGGACCAGACATGGTGTTAATCTACCACAGAGAAGACATGCAGGCCTGGCAGTTATTGGAGATTCTCTTTACATTGCCGGAGGTGTGGGTGGGTTTAG ggtAGTACTAGATACAGCTATTGTATATGATTTAAAACAAAGATCATTCAGAAAAATTTCACAAATGCCAGATGCTTTACAAAATCCTGCACTGTGCTCACATAACAACAAAGTATATGCTGCAGGACAGAAAAGTATATATTGTCACGAAGATTCAGGCACCTCAGACTTTTGGAGGAAAGTCGTGGATACAGAAATGAGGATGAGTTGCATCAGATCTTGTAAagaatacatttattgtatacaaGGTTATTTCAGTAACTTATACAGATTCGTGCCAGGTGTTGAGAAGAATTTACAATTGATTACCTATTTTTCTAGTCTTCCGGCAACCATATGCAATTTAG gtgagatactttatatatttacatggaCTATTTGCGGACAATGTGACGTTTTAACAGTAGAAGAATTCAAAGCAAAGCACACAGTCGAAAAACCTAAGGTTCTGTTCACACAATCCGATAATTGTATGAGGGTTA